In Oryza sativa Japonica Group chromosome 2, ASM3414082v1, the following are encoded in one genomic region:
- the LOC136355098 gene encoding FBD-associated F-box protein At4g13985-like isoform X2 produces the protein MELGKEALVGVSMDHMRSSMQRGGLPPEMLEVGMELMRVLVGDSIPDPPVSTLPRLAPAAAARAPADGVDRISRLPDELLRDVVSRLPARDGARTAALSTRWRGVWHSVPLALVDAHLAPQGRGGGGVVAAVSRVLAAHPGPFRCAHLTTTSMEAHRGEVARWLEALAAKGVQDLVFVNRPWPLDLRLPAALFACSSLTRLHVGVWRLPDTRAVPRGAAFPHLREMVLSCVVMEDRDLAFLLDRSPALEKLAIITCQDGARVRLTSRSLRILQVCLTVVNYVDVVDAPRLERLMLWMTSKHRSCLSSMVKIRNAPKLRSLGFMEPGMHELEIGSTIIQAGMKLSPSTVVPSVKILALEVKFTVRYEARMLPSFLKCFPNVETLHIHSAVEDEPTGKSKLNLKFWQDAGPIECVQHHIKKVIMREFRGTKSELTFLKFVAERARKLERMVVVVTNGCFCSSGCQGDTQAQMETLMASAKWASEGSKLVAFENPHSQVGTPAWSFQFAFNFDWSDPFDYGYDQASLGEPVSKRKATELKSLGNKAVEKKDYLSATGFYSQAVDLYPDDATLFSNRSLCWHHMGDGHKALLDAYECRKLRPDWLKAYYRQGAALMLLKDYESACETLYDGFKLDPGNSEMEDALREALASLKASASTEAR, from the exons atggAGCTCGGCAAGGAGGCCCTCGTCGGCGTCAGCATGGACCACATGCGATCCTCCATGCAGCGCGGCGGCCTGCCGCCGGAGATGCTGGAGGTCGGCATGGAGCTGATGCGGGTCCTCGTGGGGGACTCCATCCCGGACCCGCCCGTCTCCACCCTCCCGCgcctcgcccccgccgccgccgcgcgcgcccccgCCGACGGCGTCGACCGCATCAGCCGCCtccccgacgagctcctccgcgACGTCGTGTCCCGCCTCCCCGCCAGGGACGGCGCGCGCACCGCCGCGCTGTCCACGCGCTGGCGCGGCGTCTGGCACTCGGTGCCCCTGGCGCTCGTCGACGCCCACCTCGCACCGcagggacgcggcggcggcggcgtcgttgcCGCCGTGTCCCGCGTCCTCGCCGCGCACCCGGGCCCCTTCCGCTGCGCGCACCtcaccaccacctccatggAGGCGCACCGGGGCGAGGTCGCGCGCTGGCTCGAGGCCCTCGCCGCCAAGGGCGTCCAGGACCTAGTGTTTGTCAACCGCCCGTGGCCGCTCGACCTCCGCCTCCCGGCCGCGCTCTTCGCCTGCTCCTCCCTCACCCGCCTCCACGTCGGCGTCTGGCGCCTCCCGGACACCCGCGCCGTCCCGCGCGGCGCCGCCTTCCCCCACCTCCGTGAGATGGTGCTCTCCTGCGTCGTCATGGAGGACCGGGACCTCGCCTTCCTGCTCGACAGGAGCCCCGCCCTGGAGAAGCTCGCCATCATCACGTGCCAAGACGGCGCCCGCGTCCGCCTCACCAGCCGCAGCCTCCGCATCTTGCAGGTCTGCCTGACCGTCGTCAACTACGTCGACGTGGTGGACGCGCCGCGCCTGGAGCGGCTCATGCTCTGGATGACGAGCAAGCACCGGAGCTGCCTCTCCTCCATGGTCAAGATCCGCAATGCGCCCAAGCTGCGGTCGCTGGGATTCATGGAGCCTGGAATGCACGAGCTGGAGATCGGCAGCACCATCATCCAG GCGGGGATGAAATTGAGCCCAAGCACTGTTGTCCCGAGTGTCAAGATCTTGGCACTAGAGGTGAAATTCACAGTCCGCTATGAAGCCAGAATGCTTCCAAGCTTCCTCAAATGCTTCCCCAATGTCGAGACTCTCCATATCCAT TCTGCAGTTGAAGATGAGCCAACCGGCAAGAGCAAGCTCAATCTCAAGTTCTGGCAGGATGCCGGCCCGATCGAGTGTGTCCAGCACCACATCAAGAAGGTGATCATGCGCGAGTTCCGCGGAACAAAGAGCGAGCTCACGTTCCTCAAGTTCGTCGCGGAGCGTGCGCGGAAGCTGGAGAGGATGGTCGTCGTGGTGACCAATGGATGCTTCTGCTCGTCGGGCTGTCAAGGAGATACGCAGGCTCAGATGGAGACCCTCATGGCTTCCGCGAAATGGGCCAGCGAAGGGAGTAAGCTGGTAGCATTCGAGAACCCTCACTCTCAGGTTGGAACTCCAGCTTGGAGCTTCCAATTTGCATTCAATTTTGATTGGAGTGACCCTTTCGATTATGGCTACGATCAAGCATCCCTG GGTGAGCCTGTCAGTAAAAGGAAAGCAACAGAGTTAAAGTCACTGGGTAATAAGGCGGTCGAGAAAAAGGATTATCTTTCTGCAACAGGATTCTACAGTCAG GCAGTGGACCTTTACCCTGATGATGCAACCTTGTTCTCAAATAGAAGCCTTTGCTGGCATCACATGGGTGATGGACACAAGGCTTTGTTGGATGCTTATGAATGCAGGAAATTGCGGCCTGACTGGCTGAAGGCCTACTACCGACAGGGTGCTGCTCTGATGCTACTGAAG GACTATGAGAGTGCTTGCGAAACACTTTACGATGGATTCAAGTTGGATCCAGGGAACTCTGAGATGGAGGATGCATTACG GGAAGCTCTGGCGTCCTTGAAGGCATCTGCAAGCACGGAGGCTAGGTGA
- the LOC136355098 gene encoding FBD-associated F-box protein At4g13985-like isoform X1: MELGKEALVGVSMDHMRSSMQRGGLPPEMLEVGMELMRVLVGDSIPDPPVSTLPRLAPAAAARAPADGVDRISRLPDELLRDVVSRLPARDGARTAALSTRWRGVWHSVPLALVDAHLAPQGRGGGGVVAAVSRVLAAHPGPFRCAHLTTTSMEAHRGEVARWLEALAAKGVQDLVFVNRPWPLDLRLPAALFACSSLTRLHVGVWRLPDTRAVPRGAAFPHLREMVLSCVVMEDRDLAFLLDRSPALEKLAIITCQDGARVRLTSRSLRILQVCLTVVNYVDVVDAPRLERLMLWMTSKHRSCLSSMVKIRNAPKLRSLGFMEPGMHELEIGSTIIQAGMKLSPSTVVPSVKILALEVKFTVRYEARMLPSFLKCFPNVETLHIHSAVEDEPTGKSKLNLKFWQDAGPIECVQHHIKKVIMREFRGTKSELTFLKFVAERARKLERMVVVVTNGCFCSSGCQGDTQAQMETLMASAKWASEGSKLVAFENPHSQVGTPAWSFQFAFNFDWSDPFDYGYDQASLGEPVSKRKATELKSLGNKAVEKKDYLSATGFYSQAVDLYPDDATLFSNRSLCWHHMGDGHKALLDAYECRKLRPDWLKAYYRQGAALMLLKDYESACETLYDGFKLDPGNSEMEDALRYPFCLFRPHYGSLFETDYLVD, from the exons atggAGCTCGGCAAGGAGGCCCTCGTCGGCGTCAGCATGGACCACATGCGATCCTCCATGCAGCGCGGCGGCCTGCCGCCGGAGATGCTGGAGGTCGGCATGGAGCTGATGCGGGTCCTCGTGGGGGACTCCATCCCGGACCCGCCCGTCTCCACCCTCCCGCgcctcgcccccgccgccgccgcgcgcgcccccgCCGACGGCGTCGACCGCATCAGCCGCCtccccgacgagctcctccgcgACGTCGTGTCCCGCCTCCCCGCCAGGGACGGCGCGCGCACCGCCGCGCTGTCCACGCGCTGGCGCGGCGTCTGGCACTCGGTGCCCCTGGCGCTCGTCGACGCCCACCTCGCACCGcagggacgcggcggcggcggcgtcgttgcCGCCGTGTCCCGCGTCCTCGCCGCGCACCCGGGCCCCTTCCGCTGCGCGCACCtcaccaccacctccatggAGGCGCACCGGGGCGAGGTCGCGCGCTGGCTCGAGGCCCTCGCCGCCAAGGGCGTCCAGGACCTAGTGTTTGTCAACCGCCCGTGGCCGCTCGACCTCCGCCTCCCGGCCGCGCTCTTCGCCTGCTCCTCCCTCACCCGCCTCCACGTCGGCGTCTGGCGCCTCCCGGACACCCGCGCCGTCCCGCGCGGCGCCGCCTTCCCCCACCTCCGTGAGATGGTGCTCTCCTGCGTCGTCATGGAGGACCGGGACCTCGCCTTCCTGCTCGACAGGAGCCCCGCCCTGGAGAAGCTCGCCATCATCACGTGCCAAGACGGCGCCCGCGTCCGCCTCACCAGCCGCAGCCTCCGCATCTTGCAGGTCTGCCTGACCGTCGTCAACTACGTCGACGTGGTGGACGCGCCGCGCCTGGAGCGGCTCATGCTCTGGATGACGAGCAAGCACCGGAGCTGCCTCTCCTCCATGGTCAAGATCCGCAATGCGCCCAAGCTGCGGTCGCTGGGATTCATGGAGCCTGGAATGCACGAGCTGGAGATCGGCAGCACCATCATCCAG GCGGGGATGAAATTGAGCCCAAGCACTGTTGTCCCGAGTGTCAAGATCTTGGCACTAGAGGTGAAATTCACAGTCCGCTATGAAGCCAGAATGCTTCCAAGCTTCCTCAAATGCTTCCCCAATGTCGAGACTCTCCATATCCAT TCTGCAGTTGAAGATGAGCCAACCGGCAAGAGCAAGCTCAATCTCAAGTTCTGGCAGGATGCCGGCCCGATCGAGTGTGTCCAGCACCACATCAAGAAGGTGATCATGCGCGAGTTCCGCGGAACAAAGAGCGAGCTCACGTTCCTCAAGTTCGTCGCGGAGCGTGCGCGGAAGCTGGAGAGGATGGTCGTCGTGGTGACCAATGGATGCTTCTGCTCGTCGGGCTGTCAAGGAGATACGCAGGCTCAGATGGAGACCCTCATGGCTTCCGCGAAATGGGCCAGCGAAGGGAGTAAGCTGGTAGCATTCGAGAACCCTCACTCTCAGGTTGGAACTCCAGCTTGGAGCTTCCAATTTGCATTCAATTTTGATTGGAGTGACCCTTTCGATTATGGCTACGATCAAGCATCCCTG GGTGAGCCTGTCAGTAAAAGGAAAGCAACAGAGTTAAAGTCACTGGGTAATAAGGCGGTCGAGAAAAAGGATTATCTTTCTGCAACAGGATTCTACAGTCAG GCAGTGGACCTTTACCCTGATGATGCAACCTTGTTCTCAAATAGAAGCCTTTGCTGGCATCACATGGGTGATGGACACAAGGCTTTGTTGGATGCTTATGAATGCAGGAAATTGCGGCCTGACTGGCTGAAGGCCTACTACCGACAGGGTGCTGCTCTGATGCTACTGAAG GACTATGAGAGTGCTTGCGAAACACTTTACGATGGATTCAAGTTGGATCCAGGGAACTCTGAGATGGAGGATGCATTACGGTATCCTTTCTGTCTATTTCGGCCACACTACGGCTCTCTGTTTGAAACAGATTATTTGGTGGATTAA